In Populus nigra chromosome 1, ddPopNigr1.1, whole genome shotgun sequence, one genomic interval encodes:
- the LOC133699979 gene encoding cytochrome P450 89A2-like gives MKVLAIIEKKSFFFNFNMNHWFLILLSISISISISGILKFIVNRYFINTKPTLYKLPPSPISIPVISNLLWLRRISPSNIHSILNSLHAKLGPIITIYLGSRPLIFIADRLLAHKALIQNGAAFANRPPASATQKIVTSNQRNVSLAFYGPIWRLLRRNLTENFLHPSRAKSFSHSRRWALQVLENRLASHEKSGQPICVREHFQYTMFCLLVVICFGDNVDENQIKQIEEAQRRAFLSFNKFNILNLWPRVTKIVLRRRWEEFYQLRKCQLDVSIPLIRTRKNLHEEDRKNMEPHHDRALCYVDTLLSLEFPDEERKINEEEIANLCSEFLNAGTDTTTTSLEWIMANLVKYPKIQDRLFMEIKEVVGNGDHEEVSESDLKRMPYLKAVVLEGLRRHPPARLLIPHAVMDDVVLNNEYLIPKNAAINFLVAEMGWDPEAWEDPLTFKPERFLNHDNGIRQEFDITGSREIKMMPFGAGRRICPGYQLGMLHLEYYVANLVCKFEWRAVDGDDVDLSEKAERTMVMKNPLRVRISPR, from the coding sequence ATGAAAGTACTAGCAATCATCGagaagaaatcatttttttttaatttcaatatgaATCACTGGTTCCTCATTCTCTTGtccatctccatctccatctccatctcTGGTATACTCAAATTCATCGTCAACCGATACTTTATCAACACAAAGCCTACTCTCTACAAACTCCCTCCGAGCCCCATATCCATTCCAGTAATCAGCAACCTCCTATGGCTCCGCCGCATCTCTCCCTCTAATATCCACTCCATCCTGAACTCACTCCATGCCAAGTTAGGCCCGATTATAACTATCTACCTTGGCTCCCGTCCTCTCATATTTATAGCCGACCGCTTGCTAGCTCACAAGGCCTTGATCCAAAATGGTGCAGCTTTTGCGAACCGCCCACCAGCTTCTGCTACTCAAAAAATTGTCACCAGCAATCAGCGAAATGTTAGTCTTGCTTTCTATGGCCCGATTTGGCGTCTCCTGCGGCGAAACCTTACTGAAAACTTCCTCCACCCTTCCCGCGCGAAATCTTTCTCTCATTCGCGCCGGTGGGCGCTGCAAGTCCTTGAGAATCGCCTGGCATCCCATGAAAAGTCTGGCCAGCCTATCTGTGTCAGGGAGCACTTTCAATATACCATGTTTTGTCTGTTAGTCGTAATTTGTTTTGGTGATAATGTCGATGAAAACCAGATTAAACAAATCGAGGAAGCTCAGCGACGAGCCTTTTTGagtttcaataaatttaatatactcAATTTATGGCCAAGAGTGACCAAGATCGTGTTGCGTAGGCGTTGGGAGGAATTCTATCAGCTTCGTAAATGCCAGCTAGACGTATCAATTCCATTAATAAGAACAAGAAAGAACTTGCACGAGGAAGACAGGAAAAACATGGAACCTCATCATGATCGTGCTTTATGTTATGTCGATACATTATTATCCCTGGAATTTCCCgatgaagaaagaaagattaaTGAGGAGGAAATTGCTAATTTATGCAGCGAGTTTCTAAACGCGGGCACTGATACTACTACAACTTCCCTGGAATGGATCATGGCAAATTTAGTCAAATACCCAAAAATCCAAGACAGGTTATTCATGGAGATTAAAGAGGTTGTTGGAAATGGAGATCATGAGGAGGTAAGCGAATCTGATCTGAAAAGGATGCCGTATTTGAAAGCAGTGGTCTTGGAAGGCCTGAGGCGGCATCCTCCTGCACGCCTCTTGATTCCACATGCAGTGATGGATGATGTTGTTTTGAATAATGAATATTTGATACCAAAGAACGCGGCCATAAATTTCCTAGTTGCTGAGATGGGGTGGGATCCAGAGGCGTGGGAAGATCCACTAACATTCAAGCCGGAAAGGTTTCTGAATCATGATAATGGAATTAggcaagaatttgatatcacaggGAGCAGAGAGATCAAAATGATGCCATTTGGTGCCGGGAGGAGAATCTGTCCAGGCTACCAATTAGGAATGCTTCATTTGGAGTATTATGTGGCTAATTTAGTATGTAAATTTGAGTGGAGGGCTGTGGATGGAGATGATGTTGATTTGTCTGAGAAGGCAGAGCGTACAATGGTGATGAAGAATCCATTGCGGGTCCGCATATCGCCGAGGTAA